The Rubrivirga sp. SAORIC476 genome contains a region encoding:
- a CDS encoding carboxymuconolactone decarboxylase family protein has product MTHVATVERPAEGVATEWMEPVTDAQYAASAMPAPKADEPSRAQQLLGDIAPALADLTDDVLYGQVWADPALSPRDRSLVTVSALVALDRPDQLRSHLGLALRNGATEDEVVAAITHLAFYAGWPSAVTAVGLAREAFQEN; this is encoded by the coding sequence ATGACGCACGTCGCGACGGTCGAGAGGCCTGCCGAAGGAGTGGCGACCGAGTGGATGGAACCGGTCACCGACGCACAGTACGCGGCGAGCGCCATGCCCGCCCCCAAGGCGGACGAGCCCTCGCGCGCCCAGCAGCTCCTCGGCGACATCGCCCCGGCCCTCGCCGACCTCACCGACGACGTACTCTACGGACAGGTCTGGGCCGACCCCGCGCTCTCGCCCCGCGACCGGAGTCTGGTCACGGTCAGCGCGCTGGTCGCGCTCGACCGGCCCGACCAGCTCCGGTCTCACCTCGGCCTCGCGCTCCGCAACGGGGCGACCGAGGACGAGGTGGTCGCGGCCATCACGCACCTCGCCTTCTACGCGGGATGGCCGAGCGCTGTCACTGCCGTCGGCCTCGCTCGCGAGGCGTTTCAAGAGAACTGA
- a CDS encoding AraC family transcriptional regulator produces the protein MALAAYCASVTGSIHSVATPSAGLSTVATCVMGASGPAPCQCLTPGGMEEDLASDLGMSTPTFYQRFKDVTGLTPLRFQKEVRLQEARRLLLVGGADAATAGYRVGYNDPSHFSRDYKRPFGEPPMQDVERVRETADAGALD, from the coding sequence ATGGCGCTCGCCGCGTACTGTGCGTCGGTGACCGGTTCCATCCACTCGGTCGCCACTCCTTCGGCAGGCCTCTCGACCGTCGCGACGTGCGTCATGGGCGCGTCCGGTCCGGCGCCGTGCCAGTGCTTGACGCCGGGCGGGATGGAGGAGGACCTGGCCAGCGACCTCGGCATGAGCACGCCGACGTTCTACCAGCGCTTCAAGGACGTCACGGGCCTGACGCCGCTCCGGTTCCAGAAGGAGGTGAGACTCCAGGAGGCACGACGGCTCCTGCTGGTGGGCGGCGCCGACGCGGCGACTGCCGGGTACCGGGTCGGCTACAACGACCCGTCGCACTTCAGTCGCGACTACAAGCGCCCGTTCGGCGAGCCGCCGATGCAGGACGTCGAGCGCGTCCGCGAGACCGCGGACGCCGGAGCCCTCGACTGA
- a CDS encoding PQQ-dependent sugar dehydrogenase, with product MRELLTVCALASVLVAGCGPQSDAPPETAQAESPTSAADGPAADCEPLETLPREAPQYEPAFAGQTRACGVASDVAFDVTVLTTALESPWAVEPLPDGALLVTEKPGRMRIVSASGEVGPQIGGVPAVDADRQGGLLDVALSPTFEADRTVFWSFTEPREGGNGTSVARGVLAPDGTRLDEVRVILRTQPTYDNSFHFGSRLAFAPDGTLFVTVGERSDTTTRYQAQQLDSHLGKVLRIQPDGSPAPGNPFVDREGARPEIWSLGHRNPQAAALDAEGRLWVIEHGPRGGDEVNLVEAGANYGWPLITYGIDYQGGPITYEGGPASGAEAQRDGLEQPVYFWDPVIAPSGAEFYDGDAFPAWRGSLFVGALRGMRLVRLVIEGGRVVGEEHLLADRSQRIRDVREGPDGFLYVVTDMGELWRIAP from the coding sequence ATGAGAGAACTGCTCACCGTATGCGCACTCGCGTCCGTGCTCGTCGCAGGGTGCGGTCCGCAAAGCGACGCGCCCCCCGAGACCGCGCAGGCCGAGTCCCCGACGAGCGCGGCCGACGGCCCGGCCGCAGACTGCGAGCCGCTGGAGACGCTCCCACGGGAGGCGCCCCAGTACGAACCGGCGTTCGCGGGCCAGACGCGGGCGTGCGGCGTCGCCTCCGACGTCGCCTTCGACGTCACCGTCCTCACGACGGCGCTCGAGAGCCCGTGGGCCGTCGAGCCCCTCCCCGACGGCGCGCTCCTCGTCACGGAGAAGCCCGGCCGGATGCGGATCGTCTCGGCGAGCGGGGAGGTCGGCCCGCAGATCGGCGGCGTGCCCGCCGTGGACGCCGACCGTCAGGGCGGCCTCCTCGACGTCGCGCTGAGTCCCACCTTCGAGGCCGACCGGACGGTCTTCTGGTCCTTTACCGAGCCCCGTGAGGGCGGCAACGGCACGAGCGTCGCGCGCGGCGTGCTCGCCCCGGACGGCACGCGCCTGGACGAGGTGCGCGTCATCCTGCGGACGCAGCCGACCTACGACAACAGCTTCCACTTCGGCTCGCGGCTCGCCTTCGCGCCGGACGGGACGCTGTTCGTCACGGTGGGCGAGCGCTCGGACACGACCACGCGCTACCAGGCGCAACAGCTCGACAGCCATCTCGGGAAGGTGCTGCGCATCCAACCCGACGGTTCGCCGGCGCCCGGCAACCCCTTCGTAGACCGAGAGGGGGCGCGGCCCGAGATCTGGTCGCTCGGCCACCGGAACCCCCAGGCCGCGGCGCTCGACGCGGAGGGCCGCCTCTGGGTGATCGAGCACGGCCCTCGCGGAGGCGACGAAGTCAACCTCGTCGAGGCGGGGGCGAACTACGGCTGGCCCCTGATCACCTACGGGATCGACTACCAGGGCGGCCCGATCACCTACGAGGGCGGCCCGGCCTCGGGGGCGGAGGCGCAGCGCGACGGGCTGGAGCAGCCGGTGTACTTCTGGGACCCGGTGATCGCCCCGTCGGGCGCGGAGTTCTACGACGGCGATGCCTTCCCGGCGTGGCGCGGCAGCCTGTTCGTCGGCGCGCTCCGGGGGATGCGCCTGGTGCGGCTCGTGATCGAAGGGGGCCGGGTGGTCGGAGAGGAGCACCTGCTCGCCGACCGGTCGCAGCGCATCCGCGACGTACGCGAAGGGCCCGACGGATTCCTGTACGTCGTCACGGACATGGGGGAGCTGTGGCGGATCGCGCCGTAG
- a CDS encoding SMP-30/gluconolactonase/LRE family protein, translated as MESILRLAVLILLALAASGARAQEAPPFAVGDSLGVPGADGFEAVSSNVTVYGAIVNAESCSYDAERGLIAVVNRGVPQAVQANDAWVSLVRSDGSVHTARWIGVQRPDQRADLTPPLVLNDPLGSEIAGGVLTVADRDGGAGPDDPSMAVVRRFDARTGAPLGETRIAESPWINDVAVADDGTVYATQTGDLGPDPDPATFRVYRIAPDGGVSVVVEGAPLNLPNGIALDPAGRLVVANFGDDAVLTFSTSGDLVETRRAAQPGSDGLVIRPDGTTYVSSVTQGGVSRLRPGEAAALIARGIPGGASMCYDAGADQLVVPMVSNNGLAFVSLDTPDAARH; from the coding sequence ATGGAATCCATCCTCCGCCTCGCCGTCCTCATCCTCCTGGCACTCGCCGCCAGCGGCGCGCGCGCGCAAGAGGCTCCGCCGTTCGCGGTCGGCGACTCGCTCGGCGTGCCCGGTGCGGACGGCTTCGAGGCGGTCTCGTCCAACGTCACAGTTTACGGCGCCATCGTCAACGCCGAGAGCTGCTCGTACGATGCCGAGCGTGGGCTGATCGCCGTCGTCAACCGCGGCGTCCCGCAGGCGGTCCAGGCCAACGACGCCTGGGTCTCGCTCGTGCGCTCCGACGGATCGGTCCACACGGCCCGGTGGATCGGCGTCCAGCGACCGGACCAGCGCGCCGACCTCACGCCGCCGCTCGTGCTCAACGACCCGCTGGGGAGTGAGATCGCGGGCGGCGTCCTAACCGTCGCCGACCGCGACGGGGGCGCAGGCCCGGACGACCCGAGCATGGCCGTCGTCCGCCGGTTCGACGCGCGGACGGGGGCGCCCCTCGGCGAGACGCGGATCGCAGAGTCACCCTGGATCAACGACGTCGCCGTGGCGGACGACGGGACGGTCTACGCCACACAGACTGGCGACCTCGGGCCAGACCCCGACCCGGCGACGTTCCGAGTTTACCGGATCGCCCCGGACGGGGGGGTCTCGGTCGTGGTGGAGGGCGCGCCGCTGAACCTGCCGAACGGGATCGCCCTCGACCCCGCAGGCCGCCTCGTCGTCGCCAACTTTGGCGACGACGCCGTCCTCACCTTCTCGACCTCGGGCGACCTCGTCGAGACGCGGCGCGCGGCGCAGCCGGGGAGCGACGGGCTCGTCATCAGGCCGGACGGGACGACGTACGTGTCCAGCGTCACGCAGGGCGGCGTCTCGCGCCTCCGGCCGGGTGAGGCGGCGGCACTCATCGCCCGCGGCATCCCCGGCGGCGCCTCGATGTGCTACGACGCCGGGGCGGACCAGCTC